TTTTATTTATTTGTTATACTCTAGCTATAAACGTATACAATATAGAGAAGAAAAAAAATATAGAATCTCCAAAATTTAGACAAACTTTGCGCTTTTATAAGTTTATACTAAATATATTAAGCAATATACGGATAACGAGTCCGCGTCTTATTAGAAATTTAGGATGAGGGATGGATTAGGTGGAGATGAATAGAGTATAAATCTTCTAACCATAAGGACTACAGAGATTGTCTAAGGATACTTTTGTATTCATGGGAGTCGCCACTTTAAACAACGTGTTACAAGCGTAAAGTAGAAGAAGTTCAAAAATCCAATGAAAAAGAGGATTGATATTGTGATTACGAAAAGTTTTTATTTCACTCATTCAACAGGGGATTGTATTAAAATATTTGAAATCCCTGTCCTACAGGCACAGCATCCATTATCGTTTCTAATTCAGTCTCGTCTTCAATTATTTATTGCAAAAATTCAAAAACAAAAACACCCAAGATTTTCGTATTCTTTCCGTGAATATTTACAAAATTGTTTGAAGTGGAATGATTATTTAAATGTATATAAAACAAATACTCTTGAAAAAAATGCATGATATAGAGTGTGGACAGGGTTAGGAGCTCTGTCTTTTTTATTTTAGGTATGAAAATATAATTAATTTGATGAAATTTCGTTCCAAATTGTTGAAAGCAATGGGAATACTAGTATAATAACAAGGAGAGCGTATTGGAAAGGGAAGAATATAATATGCAAAAAATTAAAATTGTAACAGATTCAACGGCAGATTTATCACAAGAGGTAATTGAGAAGTATGACATTCATGTTCTACCATTATCAATCTCTGTAAATGGACAAACATATTTAGATCGCGTTGATCTACAACCAGATGAATTTATTGAAGAAATGATTAAATCAGAGGAACTACCAAAAACATCACAACCGGCAATGGGTACATTTGTAGAAATGTATGACAAGTTAGGGGCAGATGGAAGTGAAGTACTTTCCATTCATATGACAAGTGGAATGAGTGGTACTGTAGCAACTGCAAATAGTGCTGCATCAATGACCGACACAAAAGTAACAGTTGTTGATTCGCAATTTATTACACATGCTTTAGCATATCAAGTAGTTGAAGCTGCGAAAATGGCAAATGAAGGACGCTCACTAGAAGAAATTTTAAAACGTGTAGATGAAGTAAGAAAGAATACTCGTTTATATGTAGTAGTAGATACATTAGAAAACTTAGTGAAGGGTGGGCGTATCGGTAAAGGAAAAGCGTTTATCGGTTCGCTACTTAATATAAAGCCAATTGCTAGTCTTGAAGATGGTGTTTATAACCCTGTAACGAAAGTACGTAGCCAAGGTCAAATTGTAAAAACGTTAGCTAAGTTATTTGAGGAAGATACGGCTGGAAAAGTTGTAAAAGCTGTGGCAATTCCACATGCGAAAGCAATTCCTTTAGCTGAAAATGTAAAAGCGGCTGTAGAAAAAGTAAGTGGATTTGCTAAATCAGAAATTTTCTTTACAACGCCTATTATTAGTACTCATACAGGTCCGGGTGCAATCGGATTTATGTATTTAGCAGAGTAATAAAAAAGCTACTTGAAATAAATTTCAAGTAGCTTTTTTTATACCTCTATTTACGGGCGATTGGTTAAGTAGGAGATGAAGAACTCCCGCTTATTAAAGTTTCACTTTATGTGAATAGAAAGTAAGAAATAAGAAGGGCTATACAGGCGCTACCACTAATAATATAGCGAGTCTGTAAATATTCATTCATAAAAAACACCTACTGATTATAGTTTCACTTTATGATTTTCTATAGTATATGTTGAATATAGAAAATAAGTAGTTATGTTATACTTGTAACGTTTTAATTTTTTCATTTGTTTGCTTATTATTTGTTACGCTATTATAAGTGAAAGTTTGACCTAAAAAGAGTACATGCAGTTGTTCCCACGGTAACATACGTAAATTCCAATTATTTCGAAGTTTTGTTATTGCCTCGCGGGGAGTTTCATCGGCTAGTGCAAAAGCTCCGTAGTGCATTGGTATAAAGTGTGTAGCATTTAAATCTAAATAAGCTTGCACTGCTTCTTCAGGTGAAACGTGAGATATTTTCATAAACCATTCTGGTTCATATGCTCCAATTGGCATAAGGGCAATATCAATTGAAAAACGTTTGCCAATTTCTTTGAACCCTTTAAAATAGCCACTGTCTCCACAAAAGTAAATGGTTTCTTCCGTTGTTTCATTATTAATAATCCACCCACCCCAGTGAGATGTATTCATGTCAAATAATGATCTTCTCGTCCAGTGCTGAGCAGGGACGAAGTGAAAGGAAACATCATTAATCGTTGTGTTCTCCCACCAATTATACTCTTCTACGTTAGTAAATTTTTTGCGAGTAAATAATTTTTTTAGCCCAATTGGTACAAGGTATAGTACATCATCATTTAGCTGGCGAAGCGTTGAAAAGTCTAAATGATCATAATGACCGTGCGAAATGAGGACAATATCAATTTTAGGTAGTTCTTGTATAGAAAGTCCAGGTTCAGTAAGCCTCGGAACTAATTTTAATTTAGTAGCCCATACTGGATCTGTTAATATGTTTAGTCCGTTCGTTTGAATAAGGAATGTAGAATGACCAATCCAAGTTACAGTCGTTTTTTCAAAGTTGTTTTGTAGGAATTTACTTTGTTTAACAGGTGATTGTTCTACTAAAAAAGAAAAGTCCTTTTTATTTTGTTTTCGCTCTTTTCGCCAACGTATAAAGGAACGAATTGATTTTTTTGTGCTCACATTATCCATGTTTTCATAACGTTTTGTCATGAACATCACCTCATTTAAAATCGTTGTAATTGTATTGTACCGAAATGTTGTTAAGGAATACAGTGTATAACATGGATAAATGTTTAAAGAATTGTTAAAAAATAGAAAGATGTATTTACAAAAGTAACAATACAATGGATTTTACAACTTTTACTTAGAGAAATAATAGTAAAAAAATATAGTTTGTCTAGTAATTCGCTTGAAATAAAGAAGTAACGTACGTAAATTCGTACGATTTCGTGAACAAATGTAGTAAACAATTTTCTCGTAGTGTTAACTTTTGTTATGATAAACATAACCTATTTAAATTTAGGATAGAGAAAAGAGGTTTATAAATGAAGCGTTATCAAAAAATAATTGGTCTTATGGTTGTATTTTGTCTCTTTGTACTTGCTGGATGTAGTGGATCAGGTTCAAAGCTTCGTAAACCATTAAATTGGGATTTAGAAACGTTCCAATTTACAAATCAAGATGGAAAGCCATTTGGTACAAAAGATTTAAAAGGGAAAGTTTGGGTTGCAGATTTTATGTTCACAAACTGCCAAACTGTTTGCCCGCCAATGACTGCTAATATGGCAAAACTGCAAAAGATGGCAAAAGAAGAGAAATTAGACGTTCAGTTTGTCTCGTTTAGTGTAGATCCAGACCTTGATAAGCCGGAGAATTTGAAGGCTTTCATTCAAAAGTTTACAGAGGATACTAGTAACTGGAATTTATTAACAGGTTATTCGTTAGAGGATATTACGAAGTTTTCAAAAGATAATTTCCAATCACTTGTAGATAAACCTGAGAATGGTCAAGTTATACATGGCACATCATTTTATTTAATTGATCAAAACGGAAAAGTAATGAAAAAGTATAATGGTATTAGCAATACGCCGTATGAAGACATTATACGTGATATGAAGCGATTAGCGGATTAAAAAGAAGGGTGCAATTAAAGCACCCTTCTTTTTTTACATTAGTCTATGGATAAAATGTCATGTTGCTGTGGAAGTTTCGGTGCCCGAATTTCTAATACGCCGTTTTGATAAGAAGCTTTCGCCGCTTTTTTATTAATTGAATACGGCAACTTAATTAATCTTGATGCTTCTGAAATGGAACGTTCTCGGCGATAATAGTTATGGGATGTTTGCTCTTCTTCTTCCAGTATCTCTTCTTTTACAGAGACTTTTAAGTATTCACTTTGTATTTCAATTTGAATTTGTTCTTTTTGTATACCTGGTAGTTCAGCTGTAACAACGAGTTCTTCTCCAACTTCGTATAAATCTACAGGGAATGTTAATAAACGGTTTCCTTTTTGGAAAAAATGATTTAAATCAGCAATTACATTGCGAAGTGGCGTTTGCTCAAAGAAATCATCAATTTGCTTTAAATAATTGCGAACCGGTGGGCGAGAAGAGTCTTTTTTTTCTTCACTCATGGTATTCCCTCCTA
This Bacillus paramycoides DNA region includes the following protein-coding sequences:
- a CDS encoding DUF2535 family protein is translated as MITKSFYFTHSTGDCIKIFEIPVLQAQHPLSFLIQSRLQLFIAKIQKQKHPRFSYSFREYLQNCLKWNDYLNVYKTNTLEKNA
- a CDS encoding DegV family protein, with product MQKIKIVTDSTADLSQEVIEKYDIHVLPLSISVNGQTYLDRVDLQPDEFIEEMIKSEELPKTSQPAMGTFVEMYDKLGADGSEVLSIHMTSGMSGTVATANSAASMTDTKVTVVDSQFITHALAYQVVEAAKMANEGRSLEEILKRVDEVRKNTRLYVVVDTLENLVKGGRIGKGKAFIGSLLNIKPIASLEDGVYNPVTKVRSQGQIVKTLAKLFEEDTAGKVVKAVAIPHAKAIPLAENVKAAVEKVSGFAKSEIFFTTPIISTHTGPGAIGFMYLAE
- a CDS encoding MBL fold metallo-hydrolase codes for the protein MTKRYENMDNVSTKKSIRSFIRWRKERKQNKKDFSFLVEQSPVKQSKFLQNNFEKTTVTWIGHSTFLIQTNGLNILTDPVWATKLKLVPRLTEPGLSIQELPKIDIVLISHGHYDHLDFSTLRQLNDDVLYLVPIGLKKLFTRKKFTNVEEYNWWENTTINDVSFHFVPAQHWTRRSLFDMNTSHWGGWIINNETTEETIYFCGDSGYFKGFKEIGKRFSIDIALMPIGAYEPEWFMKISHVSPEEAVQAYLDLNATHFIPMHYGAFALADETPREAITKLRNNWNLRMLPWEQLHVLFLGQTFTYNSVTNNKQTNEKIKTLQV
- a CDS encoding SCO family protein encodes the protein MKRYQKIIGLMVVFCLFVLAGCSGSGSKLRKPLNWDLETFQFTNQDGKPFGTKDLKGKVWVADFMFTNCQTVCPPMTANMAKLQKMAKEEKLDVQFVSFSVDPDLDKPENLKAFIQKFTEDTSNWNLLTGYSLEDITKFSKDNFQSLVDKPENGQVIHGTSFYLIDQNGKVMKKYNGISNTPYEDIIRDMKRLAD
- a CDS encoding Hsp20/alpha crystallin family protein; this encodes MSEEKKDSSRPPVRNYLKQIDDFFEQTPLRNVIADLNHFFQKGNRLLTFPVDLYEVGEELVVTAELPGIQKEQIQIEIQSEYLKVSVKEEILEEEEQTSHNYYRRERSISEASRLIKLPYSINKKAAKASYQNGVLEIRAPKLPQQHDILSID